From one Mucilaginibacter inviolabilis genomic stretch:
- a CDS encoding ligand-binding sensor domain-containing protein — MRKAIWIGLYLFFTAIFHSGAVDIKSIGVPYVQNYTKNMYQSGNQNWSVTRDEQGIMYFGNAEGLLSFDGKYWQQHHMPNDLVVRSVSADGKGKIYTGAFGEFGYWQDDNKGFLKYNSLISLVPKKYRPINEEIWKIYIDGDRVLFQSFGAIFIYANGNISVVKAPKPYLFLFQAGKRFFVEQVSAGLFELKGNRLEYVQGSNILGTSGVLSILPFQGNKYIIGTAQNGLFIYDGSRIIPWANQANDFLKTYQLNNGVRIPGKYFAYGTILNGIVIVDTAGRVVQHINKASGLQNNTVLSLYTDSEQNLWAGLDNGIDRIEVNSPLYFYFDKTGKFGTVYASIIFNNKIYLGTNQGLFYSDWMTADNQLFQSFDFKLIPGSQGQVWDLSLQDGRLLCGHNNGTYQVNGNTITKISAMTGGWTIKKLSNDLLIQGIYNGLAVYKKDAAGNWIFSHKVENFGEPSRYVERDSKGQIWVSHAYKGIYKLTLSSDLKKVTSSIYYDRQYGLPGNYNVNVFDLDNHVVFSSDSGFYIYDDITDRFFKYTQLNKKLGTFAASGKIIKALGKRYWFINHGRVALADFSVAGKPSIDTNKFAVLNGQMVQHYETINRINNLTYLISIDDGFVILNDDDALLPSTIKIPPVLIRRIENVTDKVYVISDMNSTHNTIEIPYAQNNIRIAYSLPYYKQAKIKFQYYLEGYSRQWSDWAPQSQKEFTNLNQGTYHFKVRAKINDQNISTITTLTFTVLPPWYASKVAIFFYILLLIGGYYLIRYYYRLKLRRHQQHIQEKLQKEKEEFLKQEAIANEQHIINIKNEQLQADLAGKSRELANSAMNLVYKNELLQKISEEIIHLKDSSGKKLADDQLRRIQKVIDEGMNDERDWNIFEKSFNEAHENFFKKLKSSHPDLVPNDLKLCAYLRMNMSSKEMASLLNISLRGVEIRRYRLRKKLNLEHDKNLTEFLIEL; from the coding sequence ATGCGTAAAGCTATTTGGATTGGTTTATACCTGTTTTTCACTGCTATTTTTCATTCCGGCGCGGTTGATATCAAAAGCATAGGTGTACCTTATGTTCAAAACTACACCAAAAACATGTACCAGTCGGGTAACCAAAACTGGTCGGTTACACGAGATGAACAGGGTATCATGTACTTTGGCAATGCCGAAGGTCTGTTAAGTTTCGACGGTAAATACTGGCAGCAGCACCATATGCCTAATGATTTGGTAGTACGCTCAGTTTCGGCCGACGGCAAAGGCAAAATATACACCGGCGCCTTTGGCGAATTTGGCTACTGGCAGGATGATAATAAAGGCTTTTTAAAGTATAACTCGCTCATTAGCCTGGTGCCTAAAAAGTATCGTCCTATTAACGAAGAGATCTGGAAAATATATATCGATGGCGACAGGGTGCTGTTTCAATCATTCGGTGCCATATTTATTTACGCAAACGGTAATATCAGCGTTGTTAAAGCTCCAAAGCCTTATCTGTTTTTATTCCAGGCCGGTAAACGTTTTTTTGTGGAACAGGTATCGGCAGGTTTGTTTGAGCTAAAGGGCAACCGGTTGGAGTATGTGCAGGGCAGTAATATATTAGGCACCAGCGGTGTGCTGTCTATACTTCCGTTTCAGGGTAATAAATATATTATTGGTACCGCGCAAAACGGACTGTTTATTTATGATGGCTCCCGTATAATTCCCTGGGCCAATCAGGCTAATGATTTTTTAAAAACCTATCAGCTGAATAACGGAGTGCGGATACCTGGCAAATATTTTGCTTACGGTACCATACTTAACGGTATTGTAATAGTGGATACTGCCGGCCGCGTGGTACAGCACATCAATAAGGCAAGCGGGCTGCAAAACAATACCGTATTAAGCTTATATACCGACAGTGAGCAAAACCTGTGGGCGGGTCTGGATAATGGCATCGACCGTATTGAGGTAAACTCTCCGCTGTACTTTTATTTTGATAAAACCGGCAAGTTCGGAACCGTTTACGCCAGTATTATTTTTAACAACAAGATCTACCTGGGTACCAACCAGGGTCTTTTTTATAGTGACTGGATGACCGCTGACAATCAGCTTTTTCAATCATTTGATTTTAAGCTGATACCTGGTTCGCAAGGGCAGGTATGGGATCTGTCGTTACAGGATGGGCGCTTGCTTTGCGGTCATAATAACGGCACGTACCAGGTAAACGGGAATACCATTACCAAAATTTCGGCAATGACAGGTGGCTGGACCATCAAAAAGCTCAGCAACGACCTATTGATACAGGGCATTTATAACGGGCTGGCGGTTTATAAAAAAGATGCAGCCGGCAACTGGATATTCAGTCATAAAGTGGAAAATTTTGGCGAACCATCGCGCTATGTGGAGCGGGACAGCAAAGGCCAGATATGGGTAAGCCATGCGTACAAGGGTATTTATAAACTCACGCTGAGCAGCGATCTTAAAAAAGTAACTTCCAGTATATATTACGACAGGCAATACGGCCTGCCCGGCAACTACAACGTAAATGTATTTGACCTGGACAACCACGTGGTTTTCTCGTCCGACTCGGGTTTTTATATTTACGACGATATCACCGACCGCTTTTTTAAATACACCCAGCTCAATAAAAAACTGGGCACCTTCGCGGCTTCGGGTAAGATCATCAAAGCGCTGGGCAAACGGTATTGGTTTATCAATCATGGGCGTGTAGCGCTAGCCGACTTTTCGGTAGCCGGCAAACCGAGTATCGACACCAATAAGTTTGCTGTGCTTAACGGACAAATGGTACAGCACTACGAAACCATTAACCGCATCAATAATTTAACTTACCTCATCAGCATCGACGATGGTTTTGTGATATTGAATGATGACGACGCTCTGTTGCCCAGCACAATAAAAATCCCCCCGGTACTGATACGCCGCATCGAAAACGTAACCGACAAGGTTTACGTGATCAGCGATATGAACAGCACTCATAACACCATTGAGATTCCTTACGCGCAAAACAATATCCGCATAGCTTATTCTTTGCCCTATTACAAGCAGGCCAAAATCAAGTTTCAATATTACCTGGAAGGATACTCCCGGCAATGGTCTGACTGGGCACCGCAAAGCCAGAAAGAGTTTACCAACCTTAACCAGGGCACCTATCATTTTAAAGTACGGGCCAAAATCAATGATCAAAATATATCGACCATAACTACTTTAACATTTACCGTGCTGCCTCCCTGGTATGCCAGCAAAGTGGCTATCTTTTTTTATATACTGCTGCTTATCGGGGGCTATTATCTTATCAGATACTATTACCGCTTAAAGCTCAGGCGCCACCAGCAGCATATACAGGAAAAACTGCAAAAAGAAAAAGAGGAGTTTTTAAAACAGGAAGCTATTGCCAACGAGCAGCATATCATCAACATAAAAAATGAACAGCTGCAGGCAGATCTCGCCGGTAAAAGTCGCGAACTGGCCAACTCAGCCATGAACCTGGTTTATAAAAATGAACTGCTGCAAAAAATAAGCGAAGAAATAATACACTTGAAAGACAGCTCGGGCAAAAAACTGGCCGACGATCAATTACGTCGCATACAAAAAGTGATTGACGAGGGCATGAATGATGAGCGCGACTGGAACATATTTGAAAAAAGTTTTAACGAGGCACATGAAAACTTTTTCAAAAAACTCAAATCCAGTCACCCGGATCTGGTGCCCAATGATCTGAAATTATGCGCCTATCTGCGCATGAACATGAGCAGTAAAGAAATGGCTTCACTCTTAAACATATCGCTTCGGGGTGTCGAGATCAGGCGTTACAGGCTGCGTAAAAAGCTCAATCTGGAGCATGATAAGAACCTTACAGAGTTTCTTATTGAGCTTTAA
- the trhO gene encoding oxygen-dependent tRNA uridine(34) hydroxylase TrhO, giving the protein MAQYNTLLYYCYSTIADAEQFAADHLKFCKSLGLTGRIIVATEGLNGTVSGSAEACKTYMDTVHADPRFAGIDFKLDVVDTPSFVKMHVRYKSEIVHSGLRDPNVINPQQQTGKHLEPKDFLAMKDRDDVVVLDVRSNYEHSLGKFKNAVTLDIENFRDFPEMINQLAQYKDKKILTYCTGGIKCEKASALLLHEGFKDVYQLHGGIIKYGKEAGGEDFEGKCYVFDNRLSVDVNSVNPVVISTCRNCGKVTPKMINCANPECNEHFTQCDECGTKMEGCCSDACQSHPRKREYDGTGYYVKVPQPVNVQKKGKIHLAE; this is encoded by the coding sequence ATGGCACAATATAATACACTACTATACTATTGTTATTCAACAATAGCTGATGCGGAGCAATTTGCTGCCGATCATTTAAAATTTTGTAAAAGTTTAGGTTTAACCGGTCGCATTATTGTAGCTACCGAGGGGCTTAACGGTACCGTTTCGGGCTCAGCCGAAGCCTGTAAAACTTATATGGATACGGTGCATGCCGACCCGCGTTTTGCCGGTATTGATTTTAAGCTGGATGTGGTAGATACCCCTTCTTTTGTAAAAATGCACGTGCGGTATAAATCAGAGATTGTACACTCTGGCCTGCGCGATCCTAATGTGATTAACCCGCAGCAGCAAACCGGCAAGCACCTGGAACCAAAAGATTTCCTGGCGATGAAGGACCGCGACGATGTGGTGGTTCTTGATGTGCGTTCCAACTACGAACACTCCCTGGGCAAATTCAAAAACGCGGTAACGCTGGATATTGAAAATTTCAGGGATTTTCCGGAGATGATCAATCAGTTGGCCCAATACAAGGACAAAAAGATATTAACCTATTGCACCGGTGGCATTAAATGCGAAAAAGCATCGGCACTGTTGCTGCATGAAGGTTTTAAGGATGTTTACCAATTGCATGGCGGCATCATCAAATACGGGAAAGAAGCCGGTGGCGAAGATTTTGAAGGCAAATGCTATGTTTTTGACAACCGCCTTTCTGTTGATGTAAACAGTGTGAACCCGGTGGTGATATCAACCTGCCGCAACTGCGGTAAGGTTACGCCCAAAATGATCAATTGCGCCAATCCGGAGTGTAATGAGCATTTTACCCAATGCGATGAATGCGGCACCAAAATGGAAGGCTGCTGCAGCGATGCCTGTCAAAGCCATCCCCGCAAAAGGGAGTACGATGGCACGGGCTATTATGTAAAAGTACCTCAACCTGTAAACGTGCAGAAAAAAGGAAAGATACACCTGGCCGAATAA
- a CDS encoding DUF5686 family protein, whose product MKNCILLIFIVLGTISASAQQYLLSGRITDQNNNVVPFSSVYIKNSTYGTTSNEDGAYQFKLSPGTYSVIYRVVGYNEKIVSVTIANHDEQLNVQMQDEVFATGRVASVYQKNHDAGDTIMKQVIKKRKYYIEEATSYSCAVYIKGVQRLLSAPKSLLSPAVRQTLDLDSNGRGILYQSESLSDLSFQKPNKIREITIAKKMAGINTAFSYNKASDLQVNFYQNVFAINGLSTRGFVSPVAAFAGIFYRYKLLGTSVENGRTIDKIQVIPRRGHGQYFEGNIYIVEGDWRIYAADLYVTNKRSNINLIDTLQIKQQYIAVTDSVWMPASVQFNFKGKVLGFRFGGYYNTIYNNYKINPTFPDRFFTGEILKVDTTANSKKEDYWASARPVPLTKQEARDYQKKDSIAAFKKTDRYLDTLQHHKNHINYPGYLIFGYHASSRNEKDSLYIFPFIQTFYYNTVEGFGINAKIKYTHVLDSLRSYSITPDVRYGFSNKILSANMYGEYLNDPFHNAKFFAGFGSDVLDLNNVGTRSLYFNTLSTLLSENNYVKYYRSHYGMFGYQREILNGVLLNGNLSYASRSQLYNTAFGKFKDVKDREFTSNNPLAPPGTPANDHSELFPDNQALVFTASATITFDQQYETRPTGKFNLPSKYPTLTVNYRKGIKNAFGSDVDYDFASVDISQNNIRFGLTGFSSFKISAGGFFNNNKLYYMDYNHFLGNQGLTFDPTYVGSFHFLPFYTYSTNGAFLEAHYQHNFAGSIFNRIPLLRKLKLEELIGANYLTTKGNTNYREFYIGVQRLIFRVDYGISYAGNQKYIQGFRIFYGIR is encoded by the coding sequence ATGAAAAACTGCATACTATTGATTTTTATTGTGTTAGGTACTATAAGCGCATCGGCACAACAATATTTACTATCGGGCCGGATAACGGATCAGAACAATAACGTGGTACCATTCTCATCGGTATACATCAAAAACTCCACTTATGGTACCACTTCCAATGAGGATGGGGCTTACCAGTTTAAACTGAGTCCGGGTACCTATAGTGTCATTTACCGGGTGGTGGGTTATAATGAAAAAATTGTAAGCGTAACTATAGCCAACCATGATGAACAGCTGAATGTGCAGATGCAGGATGAAGTGTTTGCTACCGGCCGGGTGGCATCTGTTTACCAGAAAAACCATGATGCCGGAGATACCATCATGAAACAGGTGATCAAAAAACGTAAGTACTATATCGAGGAAGCTACTTCCTACTCCTGCGCGGTTTATATCAAAGGTGTACAAAGGTTACTGAGCGCACCCAAATCATTGCTATCACCGGCTGTAAGGCAAACCCTTGATCTCGACTCTAACGGCCGGGGGATTCTTTACCAGTCGGAGTCATTATCCGACCTCAGCTTTCAAAAACCAAATAAGATAAGAGAAATAACCATCGCCAAAAAAATGGCGGGTATCAACACCGCGTTCAGCTATAATAAGGCTTCGGATTTGCAGGTAAATTTTTATCAGAATGTGTTTGCCATTAACGGTTTAAGTACCCGGGGATTTGTATCGCCTGTAGCCGCATTCGCCGGTATTTTTTATCGCTATAAGCTGCTGGGCACCTCGGTTGAGAATGGCCGTACTATTGATAAAATACAGGTAATACCACGCCGCGGACACGGCCAGTACTTTGAAGGCAATATATATATAGTAGAGGGCGACTGGCGCATATACGCTGCCGATTTATATGTAACCAATAAAAGAAGCAACATTAACCTGATTGATACACTACAAATAAAACAACAATATATTGCCGTTACCGACAGTGTATGGATGCCCGCATCGGTACAATTTAACTTTAAGGGTAAGGTGTTAGGATTTAGGTTTGGCGGCTATTATAACACCATTTACAACAACTATAAAATTAATCCTACCTTCCCGGATAGATTTTTTACCGGTGAAATATTAAAGGTTGATACTACTGCCAACTCTAAAAAGGAGGATTACTGGGCTTCGGCACGTCCGGTTCCTTTAACCAAACAGGAAGCCCGTGATTATCAGAAAAAGGATAGTATAGCGGCTTTCAAAAAAACAGACCGGTACCTGGATACCCTGCAACACCACAAAAATCATATTAATTATCCGGGCTACCTCATATTTGGATATCATGCCAGCAGCCGCAATGAAAAAGACTCCCTGTATATATTCCCGTTCATCCAAACATTTTATTACAACACGGTGGAGGGCTTCGGTATCAATGCCAAAATAAAGTATACACATGTTTTAGATAGCTTAAGATCGTACAGCATTACACCCGATGTACGGTATGGCTTCTCCAACAAAATATTAAGCGCCAATATGTATGGCGAGTATCTGAATGATCCTTTCCATAACGCCAAATTCTTTGCCGGTTTTGGCAGTGATGTGCTCGATTTGAATAACGTAGGTACACGTTCCTTATACTTTAATACACTGAGTACGCTGCTCAGCGAAAACAACTATGTAAAATATTATCGCTCACATTACGGCATGTTTGGCTATCAGCGCGAAATACTGAATGGTGTTTTGCTCAATGGCAACCTGAGTTATGCCAGCCGCAGCCAGTTATATAATACCGCTTTTGGCAAGTTTAAGGATGTAAAGGACCGGGAGTTTACCTCCAATAATCCTTTGGCCCCGCCGGGAACACCTGCTAATGATCACTCGGAATTATTTCCGGATAATCAGGCCCTTGTTTTCACGGCATCGGCTACCATTACTTTTGATCAGCAGTATGAAACCAGGCCAACCGGTAAATTCAATCTGCCTTCAAAATACCCAACCCTCACTGTGAACTACCGTAAGGGTATCAAAAATGCATTTGGTTCTGATGTTGATTATGATTTTGCTTCAGTTGATATTTCGCAAAATAACATCCGTTTCGGGTTAACCGGTTTCTCGTCGTTTAAGATATCTGCCGGTGGCTTTTTCAATAATAATAAGTTGTATTATATGGATTATAACCACTTTTTGGGTAACCAGGGTTTAACCTTCGACCCAACTTATGTGGGCAGTTTCCACTTTTTACCTTTTTATACTTACAGCACCAACGGCGCGTTCCTGGAAGCCCATTATCAGCATAATTTTGCCGGATCGATATTTAACAGAATACCCCTGCTACGGAAGTTAAAACTGGAAGAACTCATAGGCGCCAATTACCTTACTACCAAAGGCAATACCAATTACCGCGAGTTTTATATCGGTGTACAACGCCTCATTTTCCGGGTTGACTATGGTATTTCCTACGCCGGCAACCAAAAATATATACAAGGTTTCAGGATATTTTATGGCATAAGGTAG
- a CDS encoding alpha/beta hydrolase-fold protein, whose protein sequence is MMNVDLIPLKKSIYFCFLGLFSVTALKAQTIKNNLIVMGVVDSVHSKILNETRKLWVYVPARDSTFAQQKYPVVYLLDGDSHFPSVTGMIQQLGNSVCPDMIVVAIPNTDRMRDLTTNSIAALKTSGGGENFTSFIEKELMPHIDSIYPTTSYKILIGHSLGGSMVINTLVNHPHMFNGFIAIDPSMWWDRGILLNQAREALKQKNYSGKFLFIGIANTMPKGMMDTTQARKDTSAATSHIRAILKLRDMIQSDTAVNKLKFAYKYYQNDTHGSVPLITEYDALRFFFKNYGLPQETIMKIFGKNSNPEVVLAEIQSHYDNISKQMGYKVALPEDVINNFGIRLITDNPKMAFAFLQLNIKNYPNSYNVYDSMGDYYDAEKDKTKAIAYYRKALTLKEFPDTRSKLNKLLATKD, encoded by the coding sequence ATGATGAACGTAGATCTTATCCCTTTAAAGAAATCCATTTACTTCTGCTTTTTGGGTCTGTTCTCGGTAACAGCACTGAAAGCGCAAACTATCAAAAACAACCTTATTGTTATGGGTGTTGTTGATAGTGTCCACTCAAAAATATTGAATGAAACCCGTAAACTCTGGGTGTATGTTCCGGCACGTGATTCAACGTTCGCCCAGCAAAAATACCCCGTAGTTTACCTCCTGGATGGCGACTCTCATTTCCCTTCGGTTACGGGCATGATACAACAGCTTGGTAACTCCGTGTGCCCCGACATGATTGTTGTGGCTATACCCAACACCGACAGGATGCGCGACTTAACTACCAACAGCATTGCTGCTTTAAAAACTTCGGGCGGCGGCGAAAACTTCACCTCCTTTATCGAGAAGGAACTAATGCCGCACATCGATTCTATTTATCCTACCACCTCCTACAAGATACTCATCGGCCACTCGCTCGGCGGATCGATGGTGATCAATACACTGGTCAATCATCCCCATATGTTCAACGGTTTTATCGCTATCGATCCCAGTATGTGGTGGGATCGGGGCATTCTGCTAAATCAGGCCCGCGAAGCACTGAAACAAAAAAATTATTCGGGCAAATTTTTGTTCATAGGCATTGCCAACACCATGCCTAAGGGTATGATGGACACCACCCAAGCCAGGAAAGACACTTCGGCTGCAACCTCTCATATCCGAGCGATATTAAAGCTCAGGGATATGATTCAAAGCGATACTGCTGTCAATAAACTAAAGTTTGCGTACAAATATTACCAAAACGATACGCATGGTTCGGTGCCCTTGATCACGGAATATGATGCTTTACGCTTTTTCTTTAAAAACTACGGCCTTCCCCAGGAAACGATCATGAAGATCTTCGGCAAGAATTCAAATCCGGAGGTAGTGTTGGCCGAAATCCAATCGCATTACGATAATATCTCCAAACAAATGGGTTACAAAGTTGCACTACCGGAAGATGTGATCAATAATTTTGGCATTAGGCTTATAACAGACAATCCCAAAATGGCCTTCGCTTTCTTGCAATTAAATATCAAAAACTACCCCAACAGTTATAACGTTTATGACAGCATGGGCGATTATTACGATGCCGAAAAGGACAAAACCAAAGCCATAGCCTATTATAGAAAAGCGCTGACCCTTAAAGAATTTCCTGATACCCGCTCCAAACTGAACAAACTACTGGCCACGAAAGATTAA
- a CDS encoding glycoside hydrolase family 76 protein: protein MKRRINNCYQQQSNLFLYRSKQLAVILILATGSILTGCKKEQVAGKGNDKASSTAANINLAAVTFPAKSEALVAMQVFNNHFYNQYGTYGPSYKAYYWKDDSHAGRMDFWTQQEAIETLIDAYNLNPSTDFLNKIQYLYNGVRDGYGTLWSNNIYNDDVVWGSLMCIRAYHLTNDGGQLDMAKNNFNMMWNRAWDTSALGGGLWWNTNNNTKNTCVNAPAVICAMLLYQATGDSSYKTKAKQIMDWMVARLYDANTGEVKGAIIPNGTITEGALSYTQGTFIGACDLLRAEYPSVDYLGIGKKAMDYAMASLCSSPNGILNDENGNGDTQGMKSIFARWACQFVQHTGTAGTYGAWLDLNAGQAWSIRNSSGLMWNIWGTRTSDTQVINAFQATCGVSMMNNAYLYH from the coding sequence ATGAAAAGAAGAATCAACAACTGTTATCAACAACAATCAAACTTATTCCTGTATCGCAGCAAACAGCTAGCTGTAATTTTAATCTTAGCGACTGGTAGCATTTTGACAGGCTGTAAAAAAGAACAGGTGGCCGGTAAGGGTAATGATAAAGCAAGCTCTACAGCCGCAAATATTAACCTGGCTGCGGTAACTTTCCCTGCCAAAAGTGAGGCCTTAGTAGCCATGCAGGTTTTCAATAATCATTTTTATAATCAATATGGTACTTACGGACCTTCATACAAAGCTTACTATTGGAAAGATGATAGTCATGCCGGGCGCATGGATTTCTGGACACAGCAGGAAGCCATCGAAACGCTCATAGATGCCTACAACCTAAACCCCAGTACCGATTTTTTGAACAAGATCCAATATTTGTATAATGGTGTTCGTGATGGTTACGGAACCCTATGGTCAAATAATATCTATAACGATGATGTGGTTTGGGGATCGTTAATGTGTATACGGGCTTATCACCTCACTAATGATGGCGGTCAGCTGGATATGGCCAAAAATAACTTTAACATGATGTGGAACCGTGCCTGGGATACTTCGGCATTGGGCGGTGGATTGTGGTGGAACACCAATAACAACACCAAAAATACCTGCGTAAACGCACCGGCCGTTATCTGCGCCATGTTGTTATATCAGGCTACTGGCGACAGCTCCTATAAAACAAAGGCCAAGCAAATTATGGATTGGATGGTAGCACGCCTATACGATGCCAATACCGGCGAAGTTAAAGGCGCTATTATTCCGAACGGAACCATTACGGAAGGAGCACTTTCCTATACGCAGGGAACTTTCATTGGTGCATGCGATTTGCTGCGGGCCGAATATCCATCAGTTGATTACCTGGGGATAGGCAAAAAGGCGATGGACTATGCCATGGCCAGTTTATGCAGTTCGCCCAATGGTATATTGAATGACGAAAACGGTAACGGAGATACACAGGGCATGAAAAGCATTTTTGCCCGCTGGGCCTGCCAGTTTGTGCAGCATACCGGAACAGCAGGTACTTATGGCGCATGGCTTGATCTGAATGCCGGGCAGGCCTGGTCTATCCGCAACTCCTCCGGACTCATGTGGAACATCTGGGGAACCCGAACTTCAGATACACAGGTAATCAATGCGTTCCAGGCTACCTGCGGTGTTTCAATGATGAACAATGCCTATCTGTACCATTAA
- the kbl gene encoding glycine C-acetyltransferase has translation MYNTLKPVLQQELADIENAGLYKKERIITSAQGADITVLGGQEVINFCANNYLGLSGNPQVIQAAKNVMDNHGYGLSSVRFICGTQDIHKQLEAKISEFLGTEDTILYAAAFDANGGVFEPLFNEQDAIISDELNHASIIDGVRLCKAQRHRYKHDDMADLEEKLKATKDLRHRIIVTDGAFSMDGTIAQLDKICALAEQYNALVMIDESHCSGFMGKTGRGTHEHHNVMGQIDIITGTLGKALGGASGGFTSGRKEIIDMLRQRSRPYLFSNTLAPAITGASIAVLDMLSETTALRDKLETNTQYFRKKMTEAGFDIKPGVHPIVPVMLYDAKLAQEFAAKMLDEGIYVIGFYYPVVPQGKARIRVQISAAHDTHHLDKAIAAFTKVGKELGVI, from the coding sequence ATGTACAATACACTAAAACCGGTTTTACAGCAGGAGCTTGCCGACATTGAAAATGCAGGGTTATATAAAAAAGAGCGGATCATTACATCAGCGCAAGGTGCTGATATTACTGTTCTGGGTGGTCAGGAAGTGATCAATTTTTGTGCAAACAATTATCTGGGTCTGTCGGGCAATCCCCAAGTGATACAGGCGGCTAAAAACGTGATGGATAACCATGGTTATGGTTTATCATCCGTGCGCTTTATTTGTGGTACACAGGATATCCACAAACAGCTGGAAGCAAAAATATCGGAATTTTTAGGTACCGAAGATACCATACTATACGCTGCGGCATTTGATGCCAACGGTGGTGTTTTTGAACCCCTGTTTAATGAGCAGGACGCCATCATATCCGATGAGCTGAACCATGCCTCGATCATCGATGGCGTGCGTTTATGCAAGGCCCAGCGTCATCGTTACAAACATGATGACATGGCCGACCTGGAAGAAAAACTAAAAGCCACTAAAGATCTGCGTCACCGCATCATCGTCACCGACGGTGCGTTCAGCATGGACGGAACCATTGCCCAACTGGATAAAATTTGTGCCCTGGCCGAGCAATACAACGCCCTGGTAATGATCGATGAGAGTCACTGCTCGGGCTTTATGGGTAAAACTGGTCGCGGTACGCATGAGCACCACAATGTAATGGGGCAGATAGATATTATTACCGGCACTTTAGGCAAAGCCCTGGGTGGCGCGTCGGGTGGTTTTACATCAGGTCGTAAAGAAATTATTGATATGCTGCGCCAGCGTTCGCGCCCGTACCTGTTCTCCAATACCCTGGCTCCGGCTATTACCGGCGCTTCTATAGCGGTGCTGGATATGCTGAGCGAAACCACCGCCCTGCGCGATAAGCTGGAAACCAATACTCAATACTTCCGCAAAAAAATGACCGAAGCCGGTTTTGATATCAAACCAGGCGTGCACCCTATTGTACCGGTGATGCTTTACGATGCCAAACTGGCCCAGGAATTTGCCGCTAAAATGCTGGACGAAGGTATCTACGTAATTGGTTTTTACTACCCGGTAGTACCTCAAGGCAAGGCCCGCATCAGGGTACAAATATCAGCCGCCCATGATACCCATCACCTGGATAAGGCCATTGCGGCGTTTACCAAGGTAGGTAAAGAGCTGGGGGTGATTTAA